The nucleotide sequence ccttggaatgaagaagaagctacccacacgacaacagtcgagattcttcatcctctcatatatggtggagactctccctcattgattcctctctgacatttgcgaccgtcggtgatggtcttcttctcttccttcccgtgcattaccaaaaggtctatcacgagaaagaagaggaagaaggacccccacgacaacagtcggctttcttcttctctcatatatggtggagtcctgacaaacttaaagtcaacccaaaatatcgtttaattatctttctagaaaattcGGTCCCGACAACAGTCCACTCGATATTTCCTAAATATTCTAGCACAagccatgccaaaattcacggaaaaatctggcatgacctttgctaaaaaaaggacatattgagcgcctgaaatttgccggagcggaaattaatcaacactccggcaaaacataggccactcgaaggtgatccctgcaaacataggccacttgggcaagcacatatcctatttgagcaacactagatatacatgtttatatctacatcatatttGAGCAACACTAGCTAGTACACAACACTAGATATACATGTTTACTCACTATAGAGGATGGCTGTCGAGGATGTGGGTGTCGTTGGTGATCTTCTTGGCGTCGTCGACCTGCTTGTCGGTGATCTACGTACCCTGTGCcacatgagcattcaaacttgatgctcattgcatttcaatggttgaaaatgttaacaaaaacatttcaatatatcttatatataatcctaacataACTAAATTTGGCAATATAGGGGCCTCtctctaaactagttctattaaccacttactaaataaactagttttattaaacacttactaaaaacaatgCAATTTAAGTGTTCTACTCTATTGAACACTTACTAAAATTTATAttaccctagttctaccctaaatGTTCTTGCTACAATCTTCTATTACTAAATTTAATACCTAAAAATTTCTAttattaaaatttcaaaaacatagGGAGATGGAGGGAGTAGGAACGAAGGGAGGGATGAGTGAGGGAGGAAGGGAAGAGGAGGACGGATGAGGCAGGAagggaggtgggagggaggaggcaggaatgaggagggagagggaggtggaagGAGAGAGGGAGGATCGGGGGAGggacgaggaggggagggaggtggaaggATGAGGGATGGAGGAACTATCTCGGTGGAGGAGGAGTAggagcgtcggcggcggcgggcgatgacGGTGGTCGGGGAGGGTAGAACATCGGCGACGGCGGACGATTGGGTGCGGAGGAGAGCGAGAGTTGAGTGGAGAGGGGAGAGTGAGGGGCGGCCGGTGGAGAAGATAtgatgactttagcagtagcgcgtgttagggtaaagcgctactgctaaacgccATAGCAGTAGCACGGTTTCAACGGGAGCGCTGCTACTATACTTAGCCTGGCGGCAACGGTGGGGCAATTATAGTAGCAGTGCCCTTTCTTCCTTCCGCGCTACTACTATGTCGACAGCAGTAGCGCCTTCCGcggacaggcgctactgctaattagcagtagcgcctctttttaTCTAGTGCTACTGCTAAggttttgtgtataaggttttctctagtagtgcaTGCTATTAGTGCTTGACGTTGGGAGAGGAGGGAATGGAGAGGGAAGGGGAATCGATGGAGAGCGAAGCCGAGAGTAAGAGAGTGGAGACCAAGGTTTGGTCTAGACGGGGTTTTTGCGGGGTTGGCGTAAGCCAGCATGGGCCGGTCTGACGAGCATCGCATCCGGGTTTGTACGATCTACACCATATCCACCCCATATGTATAAAAGTACCAGTCAATGCGAatcaacctatggttggatggttagaggaactatggtatccccagcccatcagggttcaaatcctggtgctcgcatttattcctggatttattttagaatttccagcgatgcgcattcagtgggaggagacgttctcgtcTACGACGAGGTGCgtacggtgacttcataaatttcaagatgatatgccggttcagtctttcggaggtgctcataggggtaaggtgtgcgtgtatgcgttcataggatgagtgtatgcacgtgtatatgagcgcttgtgtctgtactgatgttaaaaaaagtACCAGTCAACCCTAACAGAGATATGTCGTATGAGAAGGCTGGTTGGGTCAGAAAAATATGTGTGGCCAGGCCGTCGGCCCGGTCAAAATATGTAGTCGGCTGTAGATGATGCGAGTGACTACAGGTCCACCAAGAGAAAAATTATAAGGATGTGCTCCTGCTAAGCCTGAACTACCTGCTAATCCCCGGCCGAAGTTGTGTGCCCCTCTAGTTAGGGTTTTCTTCCTCTCGGCAGCGACGATCTTGATCGCGCCACCGTTGAGACCGGTCTCCCCTCACCTCTTCCCCCGCCGGCGCCGCTCGGCGGGCGTAGGAGGCCAGCTAGGGTTACCCCGCCCACGGATCATCTGTTTCACGGGGAAGAGGTCAATGGACGAGACTGCTTCAGGGTCGGGCACGTCGGCCTCCGACCTAGAATCCATGATGGAGGAGCTTGGACTGAAAGAGGACGAACTTGAGGATGTAGTGGTGGAAGATGACGAGTTGCCAGCGGAGGCGACACAATGGATGGCCATTGCGAGGGTTCATACCGAGAAAAGCTACAACTAGTACTGGTTCTACCGAGGTATGAGGGTTGCTTGGGATCTAGCGAAGGAAGTCAAGATCAAACTGCTTAAAGAGAATCTGTACACCATGCAATTTGGTTGCTTGGGTGATTGGGAACGGGTCATGGAGGAGGGACCCTGGGCTTTCAAAGGTAAAGCGGTGGTGTTAGCACATTATGATGGCTTCACTAAGCCGTCCACGATAGAGCTTAACAAAATATATATATGGATCCAGATCCATGATTTTCCAGAAGGCTATTTCCCCAAGATCAAGGCTCTGTCGTCGACAGTCGGCGAGTTCATCTATGCCGAGCCAAAATCACAGGATTTTGAAGGCAATTTTGTTCGTGTCAGGGTAAGGATTGATGTTACCAAACCGCTGAAAAATGTTGTATCGTTAGTGATCAAAAAGAAGGATATTGTTCAGCGAGTAATTTTCAGAGTGAAGTATGAGCGGCTCCCTGATTGGTGTGCAGTCTGTGGATATTTAGGGCATCTTTTCAAGGAGTGTGGGGACGGAGTTCACTCTCCCAAAGCACTAGTTTTCAAAGATCTAAGGGCGACATGGTTCAGGGGTCCAGGAAGAGGCCCGGGGGAAGGTAAATCTCAAGCGGGAGGCAGCAATAGAAGGGGAGGCAGAGGGAGAGGCCGTCATGTAGGGGGGCCGGGGCCGAGGACAATCAGACCAGAGCAGctttgatgatgaggaggagcatGATACTCACCCTAATGGTGTGGAGATAAGTATGAAGGAGGCGGAGGGAAACAAAAAGAGAGGGACACTAGCTGATCACAAATCTGACTTGACGCAAGTGGCACCCAAAGAGAAGACAGATAAACTTATGCTGCTGCCAGGTCCGGTTGTTCCTCCGAGCCCTTCTTCAgtacatgagccaaaaaggaacaaacTCTACACGACACCTCATGATAGCAACAAAGGAAAGAGTACACTCCCAACCAAAAATCTTGATGCGCGATTGGCGGGCCTCCCTGGGGGGTCGCGCCGAGCGCAATGAGTCTTCTCTGCTGGAACTGTCATGGTGCTGGCAAACCTgcgacagttcgagagcttcgTGATCTAACGAGGAAGTTTGCCCCCTCTGTGTTATGCATTCTTGAGACTCAAATAGAGGGTTCGAGAGTTGAGAGCATGGCTGGTTATTTAGGCTATAATAAAAGTTTTGCTGTCAGTAGTTCGGGGAGAAGTGGTGGTTTATGTATTTTTTGGAATGATGAAATAAAGCTTGAAGTTGTTGGTTACTCCCGTTATCATATTGATGTCGTGATAGATGAACTTGTTGATGTCCGAACAAGAGTGACCTTTATCTATGGAGAAGCTCAGGTAAATGAGCGATATAAAACATGGGATACGCTAAGAGGAATAGTTGGTGAAAATGACATACCCTGGCTAGTTCTGGGAGATTTTAACGAGGTGATTCAAGCACATGAACACGATGTTGTGGGGAATAGGAGCCAGGCTCAGATGGATGCTTTCAGAGACGCGCTTGATACATGTGGCCTGTCGGATATTGGATACATGGGCAATAGCTGGACCTTTGAGAAAAAGGTTGACGGGGGCACCTACACCAGAGTAAGGCTGGACAGGGCGGTAGCGAGTCCAGCTTGGATGATAGCATTCCCAGCAGCGAGTCTAGAGCATAAAACGGCGGCCACTAGCGATCACGTACCAATCTTCCTCAGGTACGTGCATGGGGCTGCATGCAGGCGGCCCCATGCTCCTTTAAGTATGAAGTTGCATGGGAAAGGGACTCGGGACTTGTGCCGGTGGTGGAACATGCATGGGCGCGGGGCGGAAGAGAAACTGTTGCTGAGATACGCGACAAGCTAACGTCGCTGTCATCTGACCTTTCTGGTTGGGACAAAATGCACTTTGGCAATGTGAGGCAAGAGATTCAGAGGATGCAGCGACAGCTACAGGAGATGCGCACGATCCAAAACAGATCTGGACCGATTCATGCAGAAATAAAAATAGTCGAGAGACTAACAGAACTTTACCACAGGGAGGAGATCCTGTGGAGACAACATGCAAGACTCGAGTGGCTCATGCATGGTGACAAAAACACGTATTTTTTCCATCTCAGGGCCAGCCGCCGGAGGAGGAAGAATCAAATTAAGGCGCTACAAAAGGTGAATGGCGAGTGGACAGATAATGTGTTGGAGATGGAAAACATGGCCACCTCTTTCTACCAAGATCTATATACGTCAGAGGGAGTTCATAATATGGAGCAGGTCATTGATACGGTTCCAACTAAAGTGACTCAGGCTATGAATGATATGTTGAATGCCCCATACAGCCAAAAAGAGGTGAAAACAGCCCTCTTCCAGATGTTCCCGATGAAGGCCCCGGGCCCCGATGGTTACCCAGCGCACTTCTTCCAACATCACTGGGAAATTTGTGGCGATGATGTTACAAGAGTGGTTTTAAAAATAGTTGAAGGAACCGAGTCAGCAGAGTGCATCAACTCAACAATTCTGGTTCTAATACCCAAGGTAAAAAAATCCACGCTACTCACTCAATTCCGGCCAGTCAGCCTCTGTAACATTATATACAAGATTGCCTCGAAAGTCATCTCTAACAGATTGAAGCTAGTCTTACCTGATATTATCTCAGAGGAGCAATCAGCATTTGTCCTAGGAAGGTTGATCACGGATAACATTATCACAGCATATGAGTGTTTGCACTTTATGAAGAGGAACAAGGCAAAGAAAAATCAATCATGCGCTCTAAAGCTCGACATGATGAAGGCATAAGACAGGGTGGAGTGGTGTTATCTAAAGGCTATAATGCTTAAGTTGGGGTTTACCGAGAAGTGGGTTGACATTGTTATGGGTCTTGTTACCACAGTTGAGTTTTTAGTTCTCTTTAACGGGAAAAAGTTACATAGTTTCAAACCTTCACGAGGAATCAGACAAGGGGACCCGatatctccatacttgttcttgctAGCAGCAGAGGGCCAGTCGTGCCTTTTAAAATCAAAGAGTGAGTCATCCAATCTGCATGGTCTACAGGTAGCACCCACGGCGCCGCCAGTGAACCATCTTCTTTTTGCCGATGACAGCCTGCTATTTTTCAAGGCAAGCGGTGTTGGAGCTAACGAGGTGTACCATGTGCTGGATACTTATAGTCAGGCGATGGGGCAGCGCATCAACTACTCAAAATCTTCAATTTATTTCAACAAGGGGGTGCCGGACACAGTGAGACGGGATATAAAGGACATTTTAAATGTCCCGAATGAAACGTTAAACGAAAAGTACTTGGGTATGCCTTCAGACATTGGTAGCTCGAAGAATGGTTCTTTCAAGTACTTGAAAGACCGGCTATGGAGCAAGGTCCAAGGATGGATAGAGAGTACCCTATCATCGGCGGGCAAGGAGGTGTTAGTGAAATCAGTCGCTCAAGCTGTGCCAGTTTTCTCTATGTCGTGCTTCAAGCTGCCAAGAGGGTTGTGTGAACACTTGAATATGCTTATCAGAAAGTTCTGGTGGGGAAGCAAGGAGGGTAAACGAAAGCCACACTGGGTGTCTTGGAAATCGATGACACAGCCGAAGGGAATGGGGGGACTCGGTTTCAAAGACTTTGAGTTGTTCAACTTGGCCATGCTGGCCAGGCAGGCCTGGCGCATACTGCAGAACCCGGGGACTTTAAGCGCCGCTTGTTGAAAAGCATCTACTTCCCAACCATTGATTTCCTTTCAGCAGAATTGGGGAATCACCCTAGCCAAGTCTGGAGAGCAATCATTGAAGGACGTGACACTCTTAAGCAAGGATTGATCAAACGTATTGGCAACGGGACATCTACAAACATATGGGAACACAATTGGCTACCACGTGATGCAATGCTTCGACCATACGGTTGTTTAACAACCCACCGCCCCATCATGGTCTCGGAACTCATAGAACCCACTACAGCAGCCTGGAATAAGGAACTTGTCACAGCGACGTTTATGCCAATGGATGCTCAAGTAATACTGGGAATCCCGCTATGCACTCGTAATATGCCAGATTTTTGGGCCTGGCACTATGACAAAAAAGGGAACTTCTCTGTTAAATCTGCTTACAACATGCTGGTAGCAACAAGACAGAGGAGGGAGGCTTGGTTAGAAGGAACGGCAGGTCCGTCAAGTTCTAGAGCAGCGGAGGGATCATGGAAATCTCTTTGGAAAACTAACGTCCCGGGTAAGATCCGCATGTTTCTATGGAGACTCTCAAAACAGTCTCCGCCAACGAATGATGTTCGTGCATATCGGCACATGATAGATTCGGGACAGTGTGGCTTGTGCGGAGTTCAAGATTCGTGGCGCCACTCGCTGTTGGAGTGCTCATCCTCACGGAGTATATGGGCCTTGACAGACGAAGCGGTAACACATAAAATCACAGCTACAACAGAGCCCAATGCTAAGAATTGGTTATTCACCTTGATGGAATTGCTTCCCTATGACAAGTTCATACTCTTGACGGTCACCTTATGGTCAATATGGCATGCTCGCCAAAAGGCCATTCATGAAGGAATTTTCCAGAGCCCCCAAGCGGCACACATGTTCGTCCAACGATTTATCCATGAACTAGGAGTCCTGAACAATAAGCAACAACGGTCCAGGATAGCCACCGGGACCCCAGCAGGGCAACATCAAAGACCAAAACGACCACCAACATGATTTTGCAAAATCCACATCGATGCAGCGGTTCGATCACGTGGGGGTTCGGCGGCGGCGGTATGCAGGGATGAGAGTGGTAGCTACGTTGGTGGCTCGGCTCTGGTCATTGAAGAAACCCTCGATTCAGCCACTCTGGAAACGATCGCGTGTCGCGAGGCACTGGCGCTGGCGGAGGACCTCAATATCAGAGATTTTGTTATTGCTTCAGATTGCCGACAGGTGATTCAGGACATCAACACGGGTACAAGAGGAGGATATGCATCAATTATAAGCGAGATAAATCATAGAGCTTCTACCTTTCATTGTATTTTTACTTTCGAGAGTCGTGCTGCAAACTATGAAGCACATAACTTAGCTAAATTTGCTTTGTCAAGAGGTCTGGGATGCCATGTTTGGTTTGGCCAGCCCTATGACCAAAGACGTATCCCACTGCATGTGGACTTCGATGAATCTTGCTTTACCCCTCAAAAAAAACCCTGCTAATCCCCGGCCTCTCTAATCTCTAGTTGTTTTGGCCCTCCTTAGATTTCACTCACGCTCAACAGGTCTGCATATAGTTGCTGGAGCTAGCACTTCGGTACTACTCGGCGCCGACACTCTATGCCCGATTCTCACACGACACATGATCCAGCGGCTGTGCTACACTTGGTCTTGCCATAATGATTGCTTTGGACAAACTGACTGCTTTCGATGATTCCAGAATTAACTCAACCTCGACCTGTGGTCCCCTCCTAATTACCTGTGGGCTATGGTTTCAGATTGCATGTGCCCAATCACACACTTCGAATCCAGGGAGATATATGTTTGTCAAAGCAAGAAAAAAGGACATAGACGGCAAATGTACATCTCGATCTACTTCGCTAGAAATAAAATGTCCATCTTCATCTCTAAGGAAGAAAAAAAAATATTTGCAAAATTTGCATCTACATTTTGGTATGGTTCGTGGAACGAGAAAGTGCAGGAACCGCGGCATGTACTCGATGATAAGCTAATGGCCATGATGATATATGTCCGCACGGCCATAAACTTCATCCATTTGAATTAATTTATAAGCTTAATTGGATCACACTTTATCAGGCATGGAACTGCGATAGTGGCCGGGGTAGCACATGGATGCTACTCCACTTGCCTAGCTCCTTacatttcacacacacacacacacacacacacacacacacacacacacagagagagagacagcCACACATATTCAGGACACACAATCGAGGACAGTTAACACGCTTGAAAGTACATAGTGCCTACTAATAACTTAAAATCATTCGATCATCGTAAATAGGGATCATCCTGATGACACCAAAATGATTAACCCAGCATCGATCGGAGAAGTACGCACGTAAGCAAATCAGTAGAACTGGAGGTTGGACCAATAGGCATGGTCCTGCTGCCAATAAGCCGGGATGGCATTGTTGGCGACCAGCGTCTTTCCGGTATCGCTGGTGATGCGGATGGAGAATGGCCCCTGCACCGGGCGGTTGGTGTCCATCCGCCAGACGGAGCCCCACGAGCGGCGCATATCCTGCCAGTAGCCCGTCGGGCGGCCGTTCATAGTCTGCATGAGCTCCATACGCACCACGGTCCCGTCCACATTCACGTACTCCACGAGCACCGCGAGATAGTTGGGGTTGGAGCCACGCTGGACGTGGAAGGTCACCTTCATACCCGGGAAGTTGCAGGGCACCCTCCTGAACTGCATGTCAATGATGCCGGCGTGGCGGAGCCGGTCGTTGAGGCCGTACTTGGCCATGGAGCCGAACGCGGTGCCACTGAGGTCGAGGTGGTACCTGGCCACGGGGTAATAGTTCATGTCGGTGATGACGATCCTCCTCGGCTGGCCTGAGCAAGAAGGGTTGTTGGAGTACTCGCACTTAATCTGAAGCACAGAGCAAAACAAATTAAATGTCAACGTACTTGGCCATGGAGTACATTGTGCTTTGCATGCACATGGCAGCAGGGGTATTCACTAATTAAAAGTCACCGATATCGTAAAATGGAGATGCTGTCAGGTTTGAGTTTGACCAACTAATAAAATGATCACCATCAACTAATTTAACTGAAACTGTCGGGTGTCGGCGCCATGCATGGTGCAATTAATGCAGTACGTGTACCTCGTAGCACATGCCACAGCCCTCGCCGCCGGCGAAAATAGGCTCGTTACCGCATGCCCCCATGGAGGAGATTGGGTACTGGTTCACGTTCTTGAAGCCGCAAGCACCACCTGCAAATCGATCGGTGCATCAGCATTATTAGTACTATGATTTAGTGCAGCGACGACATGAAAATATGTGCCGTCATCGGATCATATAGACGTACCGTTGTCGTCGGGGCCGGCGCCGTTGGGCGCTCCGTACCAGGTGGCCTTGGCTGGGAGCCAGCCGGAGGTGTAGGATCTAGCGACGGCGGTGTCGTAGTTGACCGCAGAACGGACGGACGTGAAGAGCATGGAGAGGAGTGCCACAAGGGCAATGGCATTGCTGGAGACGCCAGCCATATTGGCACTACAGGTCTTCTATGAACCTTCTTAGACTTGTAGGGTATGTACTCGCCGGAGGctggagtagtagtactactcctgtTTCTGTTGTGATGGCTGGAGGGGATGACATTGCCGAGGCATTTATAGGCAAGCCAATAGGCAAAATGAGGTGAGAACGACGAGTCGGCGCAAGTTGCAGTTGCACCCGACGACTACGTGATGGCGTGTTTAGAGCTGCAAGGTCACATGGCTACGGAGGGAATCATGGAGGGGAATGGAGAGGCACCGGTTTACGCGCGCACAACTATAAAATCACATCTTGGCAGGTGATCACCGAGCACCCGCTAATGATTTTGTGGGTGCACAAGTCAAAATTGTTGATTGCAGAGAAAGTCAGACCATCGTTATGCCCTAAGATCAGGCCCCACGTTGTATCCTGCAGTCGTGATACGAAGGATATACGGTTCGCTTATCTTAACGCATTGCCATGCTTCGCGAGGGAATGATGCTAAAGAGGTTTTCACACTACAGGAAAATCAAATAAACCCGAGTACCAAAAATACTCGGCAAAGGCCAATTTCAACTCTGCTTACTATAAATCGAGTGTTGCACCCGACTTAGGCCGCTCGGTTTATATTAGACCGACTTATAAGATGTAAGCAAAGATCCTATTCATGGGCACTCGACTTACCTAAAGCCGAGTTCAAAACAGTGGTTCTCGGCAACATAAATGATATGACGGACGACTAACATCGATGGTAGTGCCACATGGCACCTCCCTAAACCGAGTGTACCACTCGGTTTAATTTTTCATCCCGGAACGATCGCCTGCAGCCACGTGTCTGGCGTAAGTTGAATTTATGTTGCATGTTCACGACATACATGTAAGCCGATATCTACGTTTAATACAGAAAAGCAGAGTATTTTTAAAATGCACTCGGCTTACAAAGAAACTGGGCAGTGCTATTTGGGCCTAAGCAGCTCCCAGGTCATGCCACATGGCATGT is from Triticum aestivum cultivar Chinese Spring chromosome 1B, IWGSC CS RefSeq v2.1, whole genome shotgun sequence and encodes:
- the LOC543270 gene encoding expansin-B2, coding for MAGVSSNAIALVALLSMLFTSVRSAVNYDTAVARSYTSGWLPAKATWYGAPNGAGPDDNGGACGFKNVNQYPISSMGACGNEPIFAGGEGCGMCYEIKCEYSNNPSCSGQPRRIVITDMNYYPVARYHLDLSGTAFGSMAKYGLNDRLRHAGIIDMQFRRVPCNFPGMKVTFHVQRGSNPNYLAVLVEYVNVDGTVVRMELMQTMNGRPTGYWQDMRRSWGSVWRMDTNRPVQGPFSIRITSDTGKTLVANNAIPAYWQQDHAYWSNLQFY